The segment CTGTATGTCACCAGCACCGGGCTGACGACATCGCCGATTCCCTATCAGGGGCAGACCTTCACCATCGACTTCGATTTCGTTGCGCACCAGCTGGTGATCACCACATCGAACGGCCGCAAGGTGGTCTTTTCGCTGGAACCGATGAGCGTTGCCGATTTCCATGACAAGATCTTTGACGCACTGGCGTGCCTCGGCATTCAAGTACACATCCTTGCGCGCCCGGTGGAGGTGCCGGAAGCCATCCCCTTTGCCAGGAACACACGAAACCGCAGCTATCATCGCCAGGCCATCCACGCTTTCTGGCAGGCACTGGTGCAGGTGAACCGGGTGTTCTCGGAGTTCCGCGCGGGCTTTCTGGGAAAGTGCAGCCCCGTGCACTTTTTTTGGGGTGCGTTCGATCTGGCCGTCACGCGCTTTTCCGGCCGCGAGGCGCCGAAGCATCCCGGAGGTGTCCCCAACTGTGCCGACTGGGTGATGGAAGAGGCTTATTCCCATGAGCTGGCGAGCGCCGGCTTCTGGCCCGGCACGGGACTGGGTGAAGCGGCTTTCTATGCATATGCCTACCCGGAACCTCACGGATATCGCGAGGCCGCCATCCAGCCCGCCGCGGCCCGCTTCCACGAAGGCCTCGGGGAATACATCCTGCCATTCGACGCTGTTCGGGCGTCGAGCGATCCCGATGCGGCGCTGCTGAGCTTTCTGCAGAGCACCTACCAGGCGGCTGCCGACAATGGCGGATGGGACCGCGAAACCCTCGAGTGCCTCCCTCCCAACCCGAAATAGCGGCGGAAAGGCACTTCGGAGCCGCGCGGCGCGCACACAGGACTCGCACATGCACCGAGGCTCCCGAAACCCAGCGCAAACGCGCGCATTTGGTGCTATGAACTAGTTAATCGCCGCCTGTTCGCATTCCGTTCGCTGTGGGCCGCGGTTCCCGTCCTGTTGCATTGCTTTGTGTTCGGTTAGGGGGAACCGAGGGAGGCAGCCATGAACACCCTACCGAGTTTTACCGTGCCAGCCGTCGCGGGTCTGGCTTTTGTGTTGATCACGTTTTCCGGCTGCGGCCAGTCGAACGACTCGGCCCAGGCCGCGGAACAGCACGCCCCGATCCAGGAAGAACCGGACGCGCCGGCGATGGAGCGCGCGATCGGCTTCATGGAGTCCTGGATCGAATTGTTCGACGCCATGAGTGCGGAACTGGCCGGGGTCGACAGCCAGGAGGCCGCCAATGAGCACGCCACCTGGCTGACCGAGGAACTGACGCCACGCCTGGAACAGCTGGCGGGCGAGATGATCATCTTCATGGAGTCGATCGAGGAACACGAGATGGAGCTCATGGAGGCGTCGTTTGATGCCCCGGAAAACCACCAGCGCATGCTGGAACTGGAAGGACGCATGGAGCAGTCGCTGGATCGACTGGAAGAGAACATCATGCGTGTCGAGAGCACGTACGCAACGCCGGCACTGGAGGTGGCATGGATGAACTTCGCCCGGACCAACGAGCGGCTGGAACGGCAGATGGAGGCCACGTTCGCCGGTGGCGCACAGGCGGTGGGCAGTCCCGCATGGTGCGACGCCATGGCCAACACGCCCCAGGCCCAGTGGACGATGAACGACGCCTTCGCCTTTGCCAACCACTGCGTGGGTCGGTGATCCGGGGCTCCGGACGGTACGGAATTACTCGCGCAGGCCGGCGCGCGGCCACATCGCCCGTGCGCTCATGCCACGCTCAGCTCCACGAGATCCGTGTGCCCGAACCCCTTCGAGTAATCAAGGACGGATATCACCGTCGGGGTCACGCGGAAGATCCGGACGTCCTCCGGGCTGGGCATCTCCATGTCCAGCTTGGCGGTGTCCTGCTCGGGATAGGCCTGCACGAGCAGGTCCAGCACCTTCTGCGCTTCATCCCGATCGACCACGGGCTCTGCATGCGCCGCCATGGACAGCCCCGAAATCGCCATCAGGTCGGAGGTGTCGTGATCGATGGTGAGAGAAACCCGGTTGTCGTGCGCCAGGTTTCGCGCCTTCTGGCTGTCCAGTCCGCAGAGGAAGTACAGCGTCATCCCTTCATGCACGTAGCCGACCGTCGTCACCTGGGGCCAGCCATCCTCGCGCAGGGTGGCAATGCTCATGATCCGGTGTTCGTCCAGCAGGACCTGGATCTTCTTTCTGAGTGCCTCGTCCATCTGCCACCTCCTGAAGATGCGTGGACTCCAGGGCGACGGAATCGCCCGATGGCCATTTCATGCACCCGCTCGCGAGATCGCAGGAAAGCGGCCAGGATCTTTCGATATATAGACGCTCTCCGGACGATGTAGACGCGCTCGACAGCGTGCCGCACGGCCGGACCCGCGATGCGCTCCCCAGGTCCCGCCGCACGTACGCACAGGCGGTTACTGCGAACAGAGGCCGCCGTCGACGACGTAGGTGTTGCCGGTGCAGCCGGAGGCGGCGTCGGACAGCAGGAACACCGCCATCCCGGCGCATTCCTCGTTGCTGACGTACCGACCCAGCGGGATACGCGCCTCGAAGGACTTGTGCACCTCGTCGGCGTGGCCCGGGTTCGCCTGCTCCTCGATGGACTGCATCATGCGGTTCGCGACCGGGCCGGGGTTAAGCGTATTCACGCGGATGTTCTCCGGCCCCAGCTCGGCGGCCAGACACTTCATCATGCCCACCACCGCGTGCTTGCTGGACACGTACGGCGAGAGGCCGGCGGCCCCGCGCAGCCCGGCTACGCTGGAGGTGATCACAATGCTGCCGCCATTGCCCCGGCGCAGCGCCGGCAGGGCCGCCTCCGCGCCCAGGCGCACGCCATGCACATTGACGGCAAAGACCTTCTCCCACGCCGCGTCGGAGCGGCTGTCGAACGGGCCAACCTCGCCCTCGATTCCGGCGTTCAGGAAGACCCCATCCAGGCGTCCGAAACGTTCCAGTGCCGTCGCGACCATGCGCTCGTTGTCCTCGCGCCGCGTGACGTCCACGGCCAGGCCCACCGCCCGCTCACCCAGGGACTGGGCAATGGCCTCCACCGGCCCGGCCTCGCGGTCGGTAATCACCACACTGGCGCCCTGCGCGTACGCCGTGCGCGCCGTGCTCTCGCCGATACCACCGGCGCCA is part of the Thioalkalivibrio sp. K90mix genome and harbors:
- a CDS encoding DUF5996 family protein, with protein sequence MPAHSQNGPTPWPELPPLDQWADTCTTVHMWTQIVGKIRLEQGPWVNHSWGSTLYVTSTGLTTSPIPYQGQTFTIDFDFVAHQLVITTSNGRKVVFSLEPMSVADFHDKIFDALACLGIQVHILARPVEVPEAIPFARNTRNRSYHRQAIHAFWQALVQVNRVFSEFRAGFLGKCSPVHFFWGAFDLAVTRFSGREAPKHPGGVPNCADWVMEEAYSHELASAGFWPGTGLGEAAFYAYAYPEPHGYREAAIQPAAARFHEGLGEYILPFDAVRASSDPDAALLSFLQSTYQAAADNGGWDRETLECLPPNPK
- a CDS encoding DUF3012 domain-containing protein, encoding MNTLPSFTVPAVAGLAFVLITFSGCGQSNDSAQAAEQHAPIQEEPDAPAMERAIGFMESWIELFDAMSAELAGVDSQEAANEHATWLTEELTPRLEQLAGEMIIFMESIEEHEMELMEASFDAPENHQRMLELEGRMEQSLDRLEENIMRVESTYATPALEVAWMNFARTNERLERQMEATFAGGAQAVGSPAWCDAMANTPQAQWTMNDAFAFANHCVGR
- a CDS encoding pyridoxamine 5'-phosphate oxidase family protein — its product is MDEALRKKIQVLLDEHRIMSIATLREDGWPQVTTVGYVHEGMTLYFLCGLDSQKARNLAHDNRVSLTIDHDTSDLMAISGLSMAAHAEPVVDRDEAQKVLDLLVQAYPEQDTAKLDMEMPSPEDVRIFRVTPTVISVLDYSKGFGHTDLVELSVA
- a CDS encoding SDR family NAD(P)-dependent oxidoreductase → MSPLVGKVIAITGGAGGIGESTARTAYAQGASVVITDREAGPVEAIAQSLGERAVGLAVDVTRREDNERMVATALERFGRLDGVFLNAGIEGEVGPFDSRSDAAWEKVFAVNVHGVRLGAEAALPALRRGNGGSIVITSSVAGLRGAAGLSPYVSSKHAVVGMMKCLAAELGPENIRVNTLNPGPVANRMMQSIEEQANPGHADEVHKSFEARIPLGRYVSNEECAGMAVFLLSDAASGCTGNTYVVDGGLCSQ